GATGTCAGCACCGATCCGGTGACGCCGCCGCCATGGATCAAGGCGCCGGTCGCCGAGGAGAGCTGGATCACGCGCCGGCCGATCGTGACGCCCGAGGACCGCGAAGCGCAGATCGCCGCCTATCCGGGGCTCACCGGACGGCGCTACGACGGCGCCCTGGACCGCGTGTTCCAGAGCGTTCGCAAGGTCGTTGAGGAAAGGCGGATCGCCACGACCGCGGAACTCGGCGTCGAGAACGCGCGCGCCGATCTCGAGGACCTTGCCGTGGGTCCCGGCGCGGGGGCGGATACGAACAGGGAACCGGAGGCCATTCCCGTTCCTGCCACGCGGCCGGCGCCCGATATCGAGGCTGGAATACCCGGGCGGGATGCCAGCGATATCGTTCTTCAGGGCGAATGGCGCACGCTGATCGCCGGCTTTCGCTTCGACGTGCTGATCCGGCTGCGCGAAGAGGCGGAGACCACCCTTGTCGACCTGCGCGTCGCCTCGCGATACGGCCAGCATGATCTCGGCATGGGCGCAAAATTCGCGGAAGAGTTCCTGCGCGCGCTCGATGCAGAGCTGCTGGGGATTGCCGGAGATTAGAGCCCGCTCAGGTCACCAGCCGATATTCGCCGAGGAGCGACGGCGGGCCGTCGGTCTCGATGCGGCCTTGTTCGATCAGGTCCTCGATATGGGCGAGCACCGAAAGCGCCGCTGCGCCGTGCAGCCGCGGATCGGTCGAGGCGTAGATCACCTTCACCATATCAGGGATATTCCGGTCCCCGGCGCGCAGCCGTTCCAGGACGGCGCGTTCGCGCATCTTGCGATGTGCCTTGAGCGCCCGCAGGAAGGCGGGAGGCTCGCTGACCGGACCGCCGTGGCCGGGCAGGTACAGCCGGTCGTCGCGTGAGAGCAGCTTGTCGAGCGAAGCCATGTAGTCGGCCATGGCACCGTCCGGCGGCGCGACGATGCTCGTCGCCCACGCCATTACGTGATCGGCGGAGAAGAGAATGCCGGTGCCGTCGAGCCCGAAGGCCATGTGATTGGCGGTGTGCCCCGGCGTGGCGATCGCCGTCAGGCTCCACCCGTCGCCCTCGATCCGGGCGCCGTCGCGAAGGGCGACGTCGGGAACGAATTCCATGTCCGAGCTTTCGGCGAAGGGATTGGTCTCGCCGGCGTGCAACGGGCGAGCCGCCCGGTGCGGACCTTCGCCGACGACGACGGCTCCTGTCGCTTCCTTTAGCCGGCGGACGAGAGGCGAGTGGTCGCGATGCGTATGGCTGACGGCGATGTGCGTCACCTCGCGCCCTGCAAGCGCCGCCATCAGCCCCTGAAAATGCGCCTCGTCCTCCGGCCCCGGGTCGATCACCGCGACGGAGTGGCGGCCGACGATGTAGCTGTTGGTGCCATGGAAGGTGAAGGGGCCAGGATTGTTGACGGTGATGCGCTCAACGCCCTCGGCCACCGTCACCTTTTCTCCATGGGCGGGCTTGAAATCGAGGTCGAAGTCCGGTCCCTGCATGCGTCTCGCCTTCACTTGTACTCGATCTCGACGAAGGACATCGGTTCGCTGCCCGCATTGACGACATTGTGGGCGACGCCCGCATCGCGCCGGTAGGCGGCGCCCTTTGCCACATCGATCCGGCGGCTGCCCTCTTCCTCTTCCACAAGGAACTGGCAATCCGTCATCGGCACGACGACATAACCAAGCCCGTGGACGTGATGCCCGGTGTCGGCGCCGGGTTCGAAATCCCAACGGATGATGCGCACGACGGCATCATCGACGAGAACGGTCGGGACGGCAGGCGGGCGGGCGCGGAACTTGGTCATCGAGGTCTCCATTTGCGGGCGACAATAGGCGAAAGCAGGAGGCAAGGAAACGGGCACAGCTATCGGCTATTCGACTTCGACCGCCTTCGCGCTGACCGGTGGCTGCGTGTGTAAGACTGCGTTCGACAAAATATGCGCTGAAAGCGAAGTTAAGCATTGTGAGCGTGCACGAGCTTTGGTAATCAGGCGCTCGATTTGGCGAGCGGATGCCTCGCCATTCCGTTGGGGCGTAGCCAAGCGGTAAGGCAGCGGTTTTTGGTACCGCCATCCCCTGGTTCGAATCCAGGCGCCCCAGCCATGTTCTCTTTCTTAAAAGATTCAATGGGTTGGAATTCCGCCGCGAAGCGGGCATTTCGCGTCTTGCGATCTCGGCGGCGAAGACAGGCTGCGGTTCCCCGAGGCGCGATTGATCTAGCCTGGAGGCCTGGCACCTCCATCGAGTGCGGGCGCTCTCAAAGCCAGCCGCCGGTGAAACCGGCCCGGCGCAGTCCGGTGACGATCGGCTGGCTGCGGCGCATGATGTTCCAGAGCAGGCCCGTCCTGAAGTTTTCGATCATCAGCACGACCGGTCCCTGGTCTATGCCGAAATGATAGGGGCTGACCCACCAACCCGCATCATTGCCTTCGACCGCATAGGTCTGGTTGAAGGATGGTTTGAAGCCGTAAAGATGCGTCATGCCCAGATTCATCTGTGCGAAGTTTCTGACGGTCGGAATGACGATCTCCGGGGCGAAAGGCAGTGATGCGACGACCACCCATGGCGAGACGGTTCCGTCGTCCGGTCCGAACGGCGCGCCGCGGGCGATATAGTCGAAGAACTCCCTCTCCACGCCGTCGAGCTGCTTCTTCGTCCATCCCGGTCCGTCGCAGGCGGTAAATCCCCAGCAGTGCTCGCCATAGCCGCGAAAGTTCATCGGATTGCGGATGGCATACTCCTGCTGGACGTAGGTCGCCTGGCGGCTATTCTGGAAGTAGTCGGTGTCGCGGTCTCGCATGAAGGCGTCGCGGATGCCGCGGAAATCGATCCACATATGCGAGAGCTGGTGGGTGAAGAGCGGTCCCGAGTAAAGCAGTTCGCGCCCGTAGATATTTCTCCACTCGTAGCTTTCGGTATAGGCGGCGTAGGCCTCGGGCGGCAACGGATGGGTCGGCGACCCCAGCCCGAGGATGTAAAGCAGCAGGCCCTCGTCGTAGCCGCGCCAGCGATAGGGAATGAAGCCGCTTTCCGGTCGCCACCCGTGGGTCAGCGTCAGTCCGTGATCGCAGGCCCAGTTCCAATCCGCCCGTTCGTAGAGCGCGTTGGCAAGCATTCTGATCTTCGCCTCGTCGGCATCCTCGCCATCGAAGTAGGCGGCTGCGGTCAATGCTCCGGCGAACAGGAAGGCCGAATCGATGGTGGACAGTTCGCACTCCCAGACCCGGCGGCCGGTTTCTATGTCGAGGAAATGGTAGAAGAACCCCTTGTACCCCGAGGCGTCGGGTTCCGGGCCTTGGGGACAACCCAGCAGGAATTCCAGCCGCTTTCGCGCGATCTTGGCGGCAAATTTCCGGATGATGACGCCGCGCTCGACGACGACCGGGATCGTTGCCAGCGCCATTCCGATCGCGGCGATACTCGCCGGAGCATTGGGCTCGGTCTTGTCGCGAACGAGGCCGTTGTCAGGATTGGTGCATTGCAGATAGTACAGGAGCGTCGTGAACTGCAGACGGCCGAGATCCTGTTCGGTCGGCATCCGATGCAGCTCCGGAGCAGTCGAGAGCGTCTGGGACATGGTCTAACCAAGGATTGCTCGAACGTCGGGGAAGCGACCGTCATCGGCAAGCGACACTTTCGCCTCGGTCAGCGGCCCGACGTACAGCACGGCGAAACGTATCCCGCGGCAAACCCGGGCGTTGTTGTCCGGCAAGTACGTCGGAACGCATGGTTCCTTTCAAGTCCGGTCCCGGTCAGACGTTGTCTCCCTCAGTAGAGGTTCTCGGGCGCGCGGGCGGGGTCGTGCTCTTCGCCCCCCATTTCCATCCGCTGATCTGAGGCATGTCGTCGCCGTATTGTTCGATGTGCTGGCGATGCTCGATCAATTTCGCCTGAATCGCCTGTTTGAAATAGGCGGCGCGCGCACCGAGCTGCGGCAGCCGATCGATGACGTCGCCGACGAGATGGAAGCGGTCGAGCTCGTTCAGGACCACCATGTCGAACGGAGTCGTCGTCGTGCCTTCCTCCTTGTAGCCGCGCACATGGAGGTTTGCGTGGTTCGTCCTGCGATAAGTGAGCCGATGGATCAGCCACGGATAGCCGTGGAAGGCAAAGATGATCGGCTTGTCCCTCGTGAAGAAGCCGTCGAAGTCGCGGTCCGACAGCCCGTGCGGATGCTCTTCGGCGGGTTGCAGCTTCATCAGGTTGACGACATTGACGACCCGCACCTTCAACTCGGGCAGGTGTTCACGGAGCAGCTGCACCGCCGCAAGCGTCTCAAGGGTCGGGACGTCGCCGCAACAGGCCATGACGACATCGGGCTCGCTTCCCTGGTCGCTGCTCGCCCAATCCCAGATGCTGAGGCCCATGGCGCAATGCCTGATGGCCTCGCTCATCGTCAACCATTGTGGCGCAGGCTGTTTTCCGGCGACAACGACATTGACGTAGTTGCGGCTGCGCAGGCAATGGTCGGTCACGCAGAGGAGGGTGTTGGCGTCCGGCGGCAGGTAGACGCGGATCACGTCGGCCTTCTTGTTGACGACATGGTCGATGAAGCCGGGGTCCTGATGGCTGAAGCCGTTGTGGTCCTGTCGCCAGACATGGGAGCTCAGGAAATAGTTCAGGGAACCGATCGGCCGGCGCCACGGGATTTCGTTGCACACCTTGAGCCACTTGGCATGCTGGTTGAACATCGAGTCGATGATGTGGATGAAGGCTTCGTAGCAGGAGAAGAAGCCGTGGCGGCCGGTGAGCAGGTAGCCTTCCAGCCATCCCTGGCACTGGTGCTCGCTCAGCACTTCCATGACGCGGCCGTCCGGCGAGAGATGGTCGTCTTCCGGATAGATTTCCGCCATATAGCAGCGATCAGTTACCGCCAGCACGTCCTGCCAACGGTTGGAGTTGTTCTCGTCCGGACTGAATAGACGGAAATTCCTGCTCTCGAGGTTCGCCTTCATCACGTCGCGCAGGAACATGCCCATCATGCGGGCCGACTCCGCCACCGGCGCGCCGTGGCCGTTCACCTCCACGGCGTAATCCCTGAAATCCGGCATCTTCAGGTCACGCAGCAGCAGTCCGCCATTGGCGTGCGGGTTGTCGCTCATCCGGCGACGGCCCGACGGGGCAAGCGAGGCGATTTCGGATTTCAGTCGGCCGCTCTCGTCGAAAAGCTCCTCGGGCCGGTAGCTTTTCATCCATTGCTCGAGTATGCGGATGTGTTCCGGCCTGTCCATCTCGCCCATGGGCACCTGATGCGACCGCCAGTAGTCCTCGCATTTCTTGCCGTCGATCTCCGGCGGGCAGGTCCAGCCCTTCGGCGTCCGAAAGACGATCATCGGCCATGCCGGGCGCTTGAGATTGCCGTTGGAGCGCGCATCGTCCCAGATCTGCCGGATCTCGGCGACGGCGGTGTCGAGCACGCCGGCAAGCGTCTGGTGGACGGCTTCGGGATCGCTTCCCTCGACGAAATAGGGCCTGTAGCCCATGCCCTCGAAAAACTTCCGCAACTCGTCTTCCGGGATGCGGGCGAGGAAGCAGGGGTTGGCGATCTTGTAGCCGTTCAAGTGAAGGATCGGCAGGACGCAGCCGTCGCGGGCCGGATTGAGGAATTTGTTGCCCTGCCATCCCGTTGCAA
This DNA window, taken from Sinorhizobium fredii NGR234, encodes the following:
- a CDS encoding cupin domain-containing protein, producing MTKFRARPPAVPTVLVDDAVVRIIRWDFEPGADTGHHVHGLGYVVVPMTDCQFLVEEEEGSRRIDVAKGAAYRRDAGVAHNVVNAGSEPMSFVEIEYK
- a CDS encoding phosphoketolase family protein, with translation MTSLETAKGKKSAANEILATPLSADDLRLMDAYWRASNYLSVGQIYLLDNPLLREPLKREHVKPRLLGHWGTSPGLNMLYVHLNRVIRRDDLEMIYIIGPGHGGPSLVGHAYLEGTYSEFYPNISQDAEGMQRLFKQFSFPGGIPSHVAPETPGSIHEGGELGYALSHAYGAAFDNPDLIVACVVGDGEAETGPLATGWQGNKFLNPARDGCVLPILHLNGYKIANPCFLARIPEDELRKFFEGMGYRPYFVEGSDPEAVHQTLAGVLDTAVAEIRQIWDDARSNGNLKRPAWPMIVFRTPKGWTCPPEIDGKKCEDYWRSHQVPMGEMDRPEHIRILEQWMKSYRPEELFDESGRLKSEIASLAPSGRRRMSDNPHANGGLLLRDLKMPDFRDYAVEVNGHGAPVAESARMMGMFLRDVMKANLESRNFRLFSPDENNSNRWQDVLAVTDRCYMAEIYPEDDHLSPDGRVMEVLSEHQCQGWLEGYLLTGRHGFFSCYEAFIHIIDSMFNQHAKWLKVCNEIPWRRPIGSLNYFLSSHVWRQDHNGFSHQDPGFIDHVVNKKADVIRVYLPPDANTLLCVTDHCLRSRNYVNVVVAGKQPAPQWLTMSEAIRHCAMGLSIWDWASSDQGSEPDVVMACCGDVPTLETLAAVQLLREHLPELKVRVVNVVNLMKLQPAEEHPHGLSDRDFDGFFTRDKPIIFAFHGYPWLIHRLTYRRTNHANLHVRGYKEEGTTTTPFDMVVLNELDRFHLVGDVIDRLPQLGARAAYFKQAIQAKLIEHRQHIEQYGDDMPQISGWKWGAKSTTPPARPRTSTEGDNV
- a CDS encoding glucoamylase family protein, which encodes MSQTLSTAPELHRMPTEQDLGRLQFTTLLYYLQCTNPDNGLVRDKTEPNAPASIAAIGMALATIPVVVERGVIIRKFAAKIARKRLEFLLGCPQGPEPDASGYKGFFYHFLDIETGRRVWECELSTIDSAFLFAGALTAAAYFDGEDADEAKIRMLANALYERADWNWACDHGLTLTHGWRPESGFIPYRWRGYDEGLLLYILGLGSPTHPLPPEAYAAYTESYEWRNIYGRELLYSGPLFTHQLSHMWIDFRGIRDAFMRDRDTDYFQNSRQATYVQQEYAIRNPMNFRGYGEHCWGFTACDGPGWTKKQLDGVEREFFDYIARGAPFGPDDGTVSPWVVVASLPFAPEIVIPTVRNFAQMNLGMTHLYGFKPSFNQTYAVEGNDAGWWVSPYHFGIDQGPVVLMIENFRTGLLWNIMRRSQPIVTGLRRAGFTGGWL
- a CDS encoding DUF1499 domain-containing protein, yielding MMVRYERPYSHAAHWARRLARIGFVIFALSLAAHRFGPLTTPHFLALAGCAVAFALLAVLLATVGLTRLWKVAAIGGTASVSALFYAALPLGFFLHGAAQYLARPAIYDVSTDPVTPPPWIKAPVAEESWITRRPIVTPEDREAQIAAYPGLTGRRYDGALDRVFQSVRKVVEERRIATTAELGVENARADLEDLAVGPGAGADTNREPEAIPVPATRPAPDIEAGIPGRDASDIVLQGEWRTLIAGFRFDVLIRLREEAETTLVDLRVASRYGQHDLGMGAKFAEEFLRALDAELLGIAGD
- a CDS encoding MBL fold metallo-hydrolase; amino-acid sequence: MQGPDFDLDFKPAHGEKVTVAEGVERITVNNPGPFTFHGTNSYIVGRHSVAVIDPGPEDEAHFQGLMAALAGREVTHIAVSHTHRDHSPLVRRLKEATGAVVVGEGPHRAARPLHAGETNPFAESSDMEFVPDVALRDGARIEGDGWSLTAIATPGHTANHMAFGLDGTGILFSADHVMAWATSIVAPPDGAMADYMASLDKLLSRDDRLYLPGHGGPVSEPPAFLRALKAHRKMRERAVLERLRAGDRNIPDMVKVIYASTDPRLHGAAALSVLAHIEDLIEQGRIETDGPPSLLGEYRLVT